A section of the Humulus lupulus chromosome 2, drHumLupu1.1, whole genome shotgun sequence genome encodes:
- the LOC133814149 gene encoding secreted RxLR effector protein 161-like, with amino-acid sequence MQNIPYASVVGSLMYCQVCMRPDIVYIVGLLGSYLSNPGMDHWITAKRVMRYLQRTKGYMLTYKKSDHLEIVGYSDSDFLELQDSRKSTSDYIYLLAGGAISWKSAK; translated from the coding sequence ATGCAAAATATTCCCTATGCATCAGttgttgggagtctaatgtattgTCAAGTTTGTATGCGTCCGGATATTGTGTACATTGTTGGATTGTTAGGCAGCTATTTAAGCAATCCTGGAATGGACCATTGGATAACAGCCAAAAGGGTTATGAGATATCTTCAGAGAACAAAAGGTTACATGCTCACATATAAGAAATCAGATCATTTGGAGATCGTAGGGTATTCTGATTCTGATTTCCTTGAGCTCCAAGATAGCAGAAAGTCTACATCCGACTATATTTACCTGTTAGCTGGAGGAGCTATATCTTGGAAAAGTGCCAAGTAG